The Serinus canaria isolate serCan28SL12 chromosome Z, serCan2020, whole genome shotgun sequence genomic interval TCCTGAAGGTCTGGTGTAGGCTGTGGTGAATGCAGGAGGAAGCCTGCAGTGTAGTGTCCCAGCACAGGTAACCCACAGACCCTTCACAGGGATGTGTTGAAATAAGTCTGGGTAGCAGGGAGCTCAATCAGCACCTTTTTTATTAATATGCAtcataaataaagaaataaataaaggcGAGACACCTCATTCTAACAGGGAGATACAAATTAGATATGGTGCAACATCTGCTAAGCGATGTACAAGCAGGAGGTAACCTAGCAAGACCAGGGCCCCTTGCCATGGTGAAGCCAGCCCAGGCACGATGCTGTGAACAGCGTCAAGCCGGCCATGGCACCAAATACTGGCATGGCCTTTCATTAACACTGTTCCCCACCTGACAGGCAGGTGAAGATCCCCACTACAGCAGGCGGCATGAACATGGCAAGGAAGGGGTTGACTGGCATTGCCTCTACCAAGGACCCCAGGACCTCCAGTATCCCCTTGTGTTTGTGCACAACACTTATCCCCCCCACCCCACGGCACTGCTCAGCAAGACCAGAAACCCTGTGCCAAAGGGAGCaccacccctccctccccaggctccccagctccctctaGGAGCAACCCCAATCTACTTGCTGAGAGCACTGCCCCCAAATCCCTAGCCCAGTCAGGGACCCTGCCCTcattccctcccctccagcGCCCTCCACTGAGCATCCCAGGGCTTCCCAGGCACCGGTTCCCTGCTCAATGTGGAGGGCACACGGCCTCCCCCCAAAGCACCCATCTCTGCATAGGGTGGCACTACCCATCCTGGACCTACATAACACTGAACAACCCCGTGCCTTCCTCACAACCCCTCACACCCCTTTGCTCCACACTCACACACGTACCCCGTCCCCCTCCCCTGGCTGTGGCcatgcacagccccagcactgcagtgtggCACTGCCGGTACAATCCACCAGGAACCACTACAGCACACTAGGACAGGGATGCTCCAGTGTGAGGGAGCCTACTTTGCAGTGCCCCAATAAACACAAACCATCAGCCCAGCCTCGCAGGGACCCTGCCAATGCAGGGTGCTCCCACCCCCTCAGCTGAGGATACCGGGATGATGGATGCTGCAGActgcactgccacccccaggcaGGGGACGGCCAGCATCCTGCATCTCCAGCATCCAACAGtggggcagcactgccctggcagggactgcCTGGGTTCCTGTAATGTACAAGTCCATGGCCTGCGGGTGCTGCAGACAGTGAGGGGCGGAGGGGGGAGTCAGGCGGTCCCTGGTGTGGCTGCATGCATGGCGATGCCTGGCAATACGAGGTGCAGCGCACAGAAGACCCCGGGAGGCTAAGTTGgcctttggcagctgcacaAGGAGGAGCAAGAAGGAACCACCTATGGTTACTGTATTCTGTAATGGCAGGAAAGGTAAGAAACTAGCAAGAAGCTGTGTTTGTTCCTCTGGCAGGGCAGACTACCCAAGAGGAGcctcagcagcccaggaaaCTGTGCTTGGCCTCCTAAACGTGTCAATAGTCCTCGTCCTCAGGGTGGGTGACGTACATGATGGGCACCAGTCCCTTCTCGGAGCCAAGGCTGCACTGCAGCCAGTCACCATCCACCTTGGAGATGACCTGCAGAATATCCCCTTTGTTGAAGCTCAGTTGTCCCGCCTCAGTGGCAATGTGATGGCAAAGAGCTTTCACCTCActgctggcagaaggaaaacagggtTAGCTCACCTCAGGACACCCACCCCACCCAGGGACCACCACAGGCCCAGGGGGAGAGGAAAAtaccccctgctcccctccccagccaggctcccagctgcccccccagctccccatcACCTGCTGaatgcagagctgtggtggATCGATGCACAAGCTGCATCACTGCCCCAAACCATCCTCTGGTCCATGACTATAAAGGGGCCCAGGCAAACTGCAACAGTAGAGTCGTGCCACCCTCAACCTAACACattccagcaccagcaggattGTCCACTTGGTGTCACTCACCAGGCAGGGTGAGGAGACATCCCCCGGACTGGTTGTGCCACAGCAGGTGCCTCAGGTGGTTCTGGATGCGGAGGGTCTGGCTCGGGGGCTGCTTCACGCCACATGCTAGCCCCAACTGTCTGGGCCACCAGCTGGAAGACAGACTTGTCCAAGCTCAGCCAGCCAGAGGGCAACCTAGAAGGAGGAGACAGAAGCAGTCAGTGGCAGGAAAGTGCACCCAGGGAAACTGAGTAGGTGCTCTCACGGCAAGGTCATGCCTTAGAGGTTTGGCTTCATGCACTAAGTGCACTGCTAGGCAGTGCCCTGGCTAGCAGTGCACTTGGctctccaggcagggagggctccaATGTAACACCACAGCCTGGACTGGGAAGGGCATTTCCAGTGGTCATTTTCAGGAGCAGTAAGGGTGTATAGAGGGAGAGGAAGTGCACAGGGGTCTCAGCTACTGGCAACTTCACCCTTCCCCCACACCTATTGTAAGCAACAGGGATGGCTCTATGTTCTGCTCTCAACATGTGGTTTTGGGAGGGATGGGGTGATAATGGGGCCATATAGCAGGGTTTAGATGCCAAGTCAGTAACAGCTCAGGCAGAAGAGGAAAGCCTATGAGATGGACTGAGCAAGGGTATGGGAGAAATTAAGGCAGGCTGGCAGGACTGAGCAGGGTTACAGACCCTTGATGTACCACCATGGTGTAGCCCAGTGGTTAGCTCATGGCCTGACTTCCACCTGTACTGCCATACTCCAGGTTAACCAGCCCTTCTCAGCCCCAAACCACCCCTGCCCTTACCTGTTTGGTTGTCTGGGCTCTTTTTGTACCTTCCTGGACCCAAACAAGTGTCCCCACTTGATGGGCTGGCTGGCCTCTGAtgcactggtgctgctgtcctcttggggggctgctgctgctcttacTCTTTGCTGAGCCTCCTTCTCTTTGCTGCGCTTTAGCTCTGTTAGCACAGAGTCTGGGGGGCTGCCCATCCAGAACGGCCAGCTCCGTTCCTTCACCTCTTCACTGACCACTACCTGCTGGGGCTTTTCCAAGGGCTCTTCCACGGCTTCAGGACTTGGCTTGCTGGCTGCCTTGGGCCTCTCCTCCAAGGTGCCCTCAGCAATGGGACAAGCCTCTGCACCCTCCACCACTCCTTCTCGGGGAGGTGGTGCTTTGTGGGTCTCGACTGATCCGGGTGCAGGATTCAAAGCCGCTTTCTTCTTCTCAGAGCGGATGAACTTTGAGCCTTCAGCTGAGCTCTCAATATAAATCTGAGAGGTCTGCATGAGCTGGTACCACCAGCCTGCCTGCTTGTCCTTCTTCCCCTCCCACATGCTCTCTCGCATcttgctctgctcttcctccctgTCACCTTCTCCGCAGGAGGCCCCCACTCCCTTGACCCTCTTCTCACTTACAGCTTGctgtgggctgtgctctggtgaGATGTCACCATCTTGGGCACCCCCTTGGCATGTTTCAGGGGCGGTGCTGCAGCCATCAGGATCCTCACTGCTGCCCCGGGTCCGCATCAGCTGCAGGGTGGAGTGCACGGAAAGCAGCAGGTCCTGCTTCACACgcagcagctccttttgctgctgctgctctttgcccATCTGCATCAGGTGGTGCTCGAAGAGGAGGTCTAGGttgaagggcagcagggagagaggctggAGTAGGAGCAGGAGCTCCTCAAAAAGAGGTTGGCACACACTGTGAGACAGGCACAAGAAGCCCACTGGTTGATAGTGTGCCAGGATGATGTCTGTAGGAAAAAAGACATCAATCAGAGGAGACACTCTTGCCACCATTGCCAAGCCACTAGAAAGCTGCTGAAGCCATGAGGAAAGGAGATGCACACCAGTTTTTGGTCACAGTGTGAGGCTCAGGCCTGGGTCAGGGAGCACCAGATGCTCTGTGACCTCTCAGAAAActggcacagacagagcttTCCAGTTGTACCTGCAGCCAGGACTTGCCTGGCAGACTATCAGCCCAGATGACCTCTGCCACCAAATGCCATGGAAGAAAGATGGGAATAACCTGAGAGCCCCAGCTTTTGCTCACACTTTCAGGTCTTAATGATAATCTAATAGATGGCTGTCTTCTGCTTCAGAAAGCCAGGAGTAGCACAGAccctattctattctattctattctattctattctattctattctattctattctattctattctattctattctattctattctattctattctattctattctattctattctattctattctattctattctattctattctattctattctattctattctattctataacAGACACATTCagtaaaatctgctttttgtaTGTCAggttttccatttcttcctaTTTTCCATGCCTGAAAAGTTTCAGGTAAGTGTGCACATCTCCAGGCATACAAAATTCTCAGGCACTGGGCAAGGAACATAGAAATTTGGGGAGACATAGGTCTGATTTCCTGCAGATAGACTGAGGGATCTGCACTGAAAGATTTGGGTACTAGCTGTGGGTGGGAAGGAGAATCAAAGTCCAGTCAGGTGGAAGGACCTGCATGATGCTTGGACTTCCACCTGGGATTTCCCTGCTACATTGAGACTGTGTAATAGCTTAGTCCTTCACCTCAGGGTAGAGAAGAGCTGCCCAAGCTGAGAGAGCAACAAGAGAAACACATTTCCATCCCATGCTCTATTTGTGTGCAGAGTTTGACTCCCACTGCAGCCCACAGCCTTAGGCACTTACCTTCATGGTTGTAAAGGTGGTTGAACCAGAACTCCAAGGACCGGATACTGCAGGAATGGAAAATTAATAGAGTAAGAAATAAACAGTGAAAATCTATTAACCCATTCATCCTCATTGTTCTGCAAAAAGAAGTGTGTCTGGAAAAGGGCATTTACAAAGCATGAGCTTGGGAACCtcagggaagggacagcagcTCGGTGCCATCAGCATGCCCTGATCACAGACACCCAGCCTATCACTGACCATCTACACGGCTTTACATGTCAACTGTAACCATGAACAACTGTGTTTGCAGTAAGATTCCTCACTGTTCTCCTCCTATGTCCTTGACAGAGCTTTGTtctgctgggaggaggctgctgtggaAGAGGCAAATAATCTACAAAACTAAGACCAGTGCTGGTGGCTCAGCCCAAAATATGCCAGTGGGGAAGAATGGGGTCACCCTgtgtggggagagcagggtAGAGCTTGTTCCTGCCTGGAGGAATTCTACAACATCTGGAGATCTTGGGAACTGTTGCCACTGCCAGAGCTCTTGCTGACcaccagagaggagcagggaatcaCCATCATAGCAGTGCTTATCCCTTCACCCACAAAAACATATTGCTGCCTTCCTCTGTTAAACACAGCAGAGTGTGCACGTTCCTTATGCAAACCAGGTGGGCCAGTCTGGAGTCCTGGACCAGGGCAATTTCTCCTTCAGAACCTCATGCCTTGGGatccactgcagctccaggaaacaGTGGTTAAAGAGGAATTTCCAAGAGTAGCTCATATATATGTCTAACCTCATATGAAGTTGGACAGAGTTTTCTCACCTGATGTTTTGGGGCTAAATCAGACTGACCCAGTTCTTCACTTGGCTACAGTCACTCATTCTCACTCCTGACCTGGAAGGAGTTCTCTGAGGCTTACAGCTTCTTCCTTTCCTAGCCTGCTTCTGGGAAGTGGCTTCCCAGATTCTTAAGTTTTTTTCATGGTCAGTTGTGACTGCCTACAGTCAAGGAccaacagctgctgccagccctggacAGGGACGTGCAGCCACCCCAGAGGCCCTGCTTACTTGAGGAGGCCAAAGATGAACGCGTTGAACCTCATGGTGTGGTTGGTGAGCTCTGTGTACTGGCTGATCTTGCTGTAGAGGCTGTGCAACAACTTTGTAGAAGGCCCTGTGGAGAGAAGCAAATTGTTGAGATTAGCTGTGGTGAGCAAAGCCAAAACTGCACCACAGGATGGAGCATCAAGGCAAGACAGACACTGTCTGGGCGTccatgtctgtgtgtgcaccGCCTCTCCACCATGCCAATGTGAGCTCACTCCATACCAGCACTTAGACTACACATGGGAGATGGGCTGTGATCCATCCCAGACCACCACTCCAAAACTCTGAGAGAGTTTCATTACCAGGACCTGCCTCCCACACTTCAGTGACAATCACAGCCACTGGCTCAAAATCAGCGTGTAAAGAGAATATTGTGGTGTGCTTATAATTTGGGGTGTCTGCAATCATAAAAATAACTGCAGAGCTGAAGATTTGCCATATGAGGCTTCCCAGTATGATGCAGAAATCAATGTGGAATTaattttgttggggttttttcctcctttttttattgttttggcCTGTTATGGAAGAATTTGCAAATTTCAGGGGAAATGGCAATAAATACTTGGGAAGAACGGCACAGCGTCCCCTCCATCCTTGCAAGAGATGGTACATGTACACCCTGTTCCAAGCAGGAAAATGGGTGTTTTGCACTCTCATCCTTAGGGCCAaccttccccagcacctcccaaCCACAACTACCATGGACACTGCTGCACAACATCCATACCAAGCTGGGTGGATGCCTCCACCACGCTCCAGGGGATGTTCCTCCTCTGGCCAATGATCATGTCCAGGACGTAAGCCTTAAGCCCATCACTCAGGATGTCCCGGACAGCTGGGCACAGGTATTTCAGGATGAGATGCCCCACATTGGGGCTCACGGAGCTGTTCCCAAGTTTGGCCTAAAGGACAACAGGCAACAGGGAAAGTGTTGCTAACCATTTTCAAGGTACAGAGGCATGGAAACAGTTCACTCCCACTACAGGCACCCAGCAAGCAATATCCAGGCAGCTCCTTGAACATGCAGGGTCTTTGCTTTCACTCCTAATGCTTCATACACCAGTTCTGGATTGCTCTCTGCAAGCTCTTCCCCATGCTGGGAAGAGGCAGTAACTTGAAAAAAGAATCTCCTAGACTGTGAAGAGGATATCCCAATTAGAAAGGATGCCTGGTTCTCCCAAGAGGGATAAGGCTCTCctgctggaggaagaaaagagctgGGGATATTCCTGCTGCTGTAGATTTTCTTGTAGCTAATTTTGGATTAGGAAGCACCAGCCCACATAGAACTACCAACACTGAGGGGTTATGGAACACTAAACTCAGTGACATGTCAAGCTCTAACTCCTAGAAATTACTATAAATAAACAGATAAGGGCAAAATGGATGGCCAGAGCTCAGACTGAGGTGAACAGGAAGCATGTAagagcccagcaccagcagagcagggacacattcTGCTGCTTACAGTCTTTGAGTTGCCAAGGGGTCTATCCAAATGGGTCAGGCAATGGTGCTCAGGGCACAGATTTTACCAGCTGAGCTGGAATTATACTGACCAGTTGGCACAGGTTCACAAAAGCCCTGAACTGAAACTGAACTTGGCTCAGGAATAATCCCATCACATCCACTgagcatggcagcagcagggatggatgctACCTTTTGACAGGTGAATGCTCAGCCCCTGGCTCACTGATGTATAAAGAAACCCAAGGCTAAAACCACAGCATTGTCTGATAAGCAAAGTAATGGGGAATGTTGCAATTATTCCTCAAACCCACACTGCAAGTATTGGAAATTCACAGTGAAGCCCTAAAAAGCCATGGGAATCTCAACAGCTTCAGTTATGTTGCTCAGCAATCTCTGCATCAGCAGCAACCGTAATTAGGACAAAATTACACCGGGCTCTGAGATAAGATTGAATGTTTTTGGAATCTGTCCCAGTCAGGTTTCTCCTCAGGGATGGCATGCCAGGGGAGTTGTCATGTCCAAATAGTGTCACATTGCTGCCCAGAGTCGCCTGACTGAAGCCAAGCATTCAGCACTGAGAGGAGGCACCACAAACATGCTGGGTGTCACAGGACTGCAAACAATGCCTGGTACAAACACAAGCAAAATTGCTCTGCTTCTGTGTTATTCCAGAAATGGGGGATGAGGGAGCACAGGCCAAATacagccagccccaggacagcCTAGATGCACTTCTGTGTTACTCCAGAAACTGGAAATGAAGGGAGCAAGGGCTTAAAGCAGCTAGCCCCTTAGATGTACTCTAATGTATTCATGGTAAGGGCTACCATGGGTGTGACCAGCTGTCCAGATGGGTGAAGTCTGATGCacttttttataattattaaaatgatACATCTCATATTAAAATGTGAGACGCTGAGGGATGGGGAACACTGCACTGTACCCTGGTAACAGTGCCAGACCAGAGTCTGGGACATGTAACTGAGCAAGACACATCCTACAACTACCTCCAACTCAGAGCCTAAGCTGGACATTCCTATGTGTTTAATAAACAtaatttccctgtgtttttctgttcttcctttaaATACATCTACTTACTGCATCATGCAGCAGGAATTGACATAGATTTACTATCTGCTGCATGGTGTACCATCACCTTTGTTTGATTTGTTCTTGGTACCCCTTCCTTTGTTAGATAACCTGTAGGTTTTGACTGGAAGAGAATGGAGAGGCAATCTTGTTCTGTACTCTCCATGCAACACAGAACAGAGTTGGATGCAAGACATACCTTcacccctggatccctgctggTTCCAAAGTGAGCCACAATCAGGTCAACAGCAGTGTTGATAGCCTTCACAAGACCTAGTGGAAAATAACAGGTCAAAGAGCTGcctgaggggctgctgggaTGGACTCTGACAAAACACTCCTGAAAGTAATCAGACAGGGGCACTGCAAGCCCATGCCTACACATAAGCCCTCTCTGCTAAAACACATGCAGAGACTTTCCTAAATCCTCATCAAATCTCTTCCTACTGGCTCCAGCACTCACCTATCAGATTGCCAGTAGGACAACCTGTCAATATTCCCAAGGGTCACCTCCACACCCCAtgccctgaggcagcagagatgGGATCTGAGGCAATGTGTCTGTTGCTGCCTTGATGCcacaggctggcagggcagaaGCCTTGCATTTGGTAGGTTCTGTCATAACCTTCAGTAACAAGCCAGTGGTGTATAATCTGTCAGCTGCACCAGAATAATGTGAGAACACAACTGAAACAGAAGGGAAAGCTGCCACCTGGTAATCATGAGCACATAGCTGCCAAAGGCATGGGAACCTTTCTGCACATCTCTTGCCTCTGAAATGATAACAAATCAGCTGTCaactcctgccagccctgcccttaGCATGGATCCCACCACAGCCATATCTCATCCTGCTCTAGAGTCTTTTCTCCCACCTTTTTATATAATTAATACAATTTTATACTACTTATGTAGGACTGAACAGACTTTAACCTAAATTACAAAATCTCAGCACATTGCATCATACAGATACACACAGGCTTACCTTTGTACACAGAGCCTGGGGTGGCAGCATGCCCGGCCTTAGGGTCATAGACACCTGTGTCTGTCTGCTCACTCTGCCCATTCCTGTGCACCTAAGATCCTTTCTAATCATATTTCCTGGGAGAAGCAGCTCAAGCACACTCCATGGCACATTACATGGTCCACCAGAGATTAATGGACTCACCCTTCTTCTGCAGCAAGTCAATGGAGATGGACTCTGTGTTGCCATCTGGGGAGAGGCAGAACTCAGCAGGAGGTTTCTCTGCTAGCGAGAAGTAGTCAGGGAAGAAGTCATTGTAGGTAAGCTGGAGTTGCCTCATAGACTGCCCTGCAGGGATAAGACAGAGGGGACAAGAATCAGCCCCAGTCCCACACACCGAAGCAGCAGCTTTCATGCCACCTGTCCTCTGCTGGGACGGTGAGGCTACAAGCTTGTTGCTACCCCAGCAGTGGTTTGCAATGTGTGCCTGCACAACTGATCCCCATGGCCTACACAATACCACTTCCAGCTTGACTGGGGGCCCACATGCTCTGGAAGATGCTGTGGAAGGTTCACTCTCATGGGCTAGGGCTAAGGGAAACCTTGCTGCACCAGACTCCCCATGCTGCTGCAAGCTGGGTCAGAagtcagcacagagaaaatcaTTACTTGTTGCACACAGGCATCCACACACAACAATCTGCGTGTTTGATGCCTGTTCTCTGGGATGACCTCTCTTTTCAAGGGGTGACATACATAGTTTTCACATGTGCTTGTCTTCCATCTGTCTGACTCTGTGTTATGCATTTTCCCTTGAAGAAATATGGAGAAACTGTTTGGGTTGGTGGAGTGAGCTATAGGGCTTTGGGGAATTCCCTCCATGGCTTGAGGCTAGCCCTGCAGAATGCTCTTCCTCCCACAGACAGACCACACTGTTCTCCCCACAAGAGTCTCGGAGGTTCAGTCAAAATCAGCCTGCCCCTGCACAGGTTTTGGAGGACAGGGAAGATCTTAAGGGTAAAGCCTGTAGAAGACAGAGTCCTGCGAAGGTCTTTAGTGTCATCAGCTGCCTCATGAAATGTACAGTTCAGCACCCAGCACATTGtcagggcaggggcacaggaTAGTCAGGCACCAAGGGGCACAGATCTGAGATCTCCAAGGGCCCAAACTCCTGTGTCAGACAAACTACAAGCTAACCACAGTCCAGGAGCACTTATCGAGGTCTAAGCAGGCTCTTGGGCCATTCACTTTGTCCTTCAACCAAGCTCAGAGGTGGACCTGACTGCTTTCACCTCATGGAGAAGGAAGGCTCCACAAAGATTTGAACCAGGGAAGGAATTTTCACCTTCCTCTTGAACCCTTCAGCCTCACTGTGAAGAGATGTATcatccctcctgctctgagTAGGCAGAGCAATGATGAATCCAAGCTTAACCTGAGCCTCAAGGAAACTAAGCCTGAGTCCCAAGGTCACCTCCCAAGACCCCCCGGCAGAAAGGTGGTGCGCACCGTTCAGCTTGCAGTAGAAATGGCTGGTGCTGAGAGCGCCAGGGAGCTCAAAGATGGGGTTGCCCCGGTTCAGCCGAGGCTCTTGCTGCCTCCTGTCCAGGCTGCCCGCTAAGCTGGGCAGCCCTGAAACGCGGTCCAGACCCAGGGGGTTCCTCCGCCTGTACTCCCGCCACTTCAGCGCTTGGGGGGAGAGGTGGTTCGCTGGGATGCCATGGGCAGTGAGCAACAGACAGGATGACAAGAGCACATGGGAGGATGTGGAAGGGAAATGGGAAGAGAGAGTAAGAGAATGGaggacagagaaagagagacagCACATTACTCAGAGGTCCAGCAACATTTTGGGACATTAGCACACACACATGGAGACAGGTGGATGCCACTGCCTggcaaagcagggcaggagcttgGGTGCCCTCGcggctgcaggcacagaggcagcaggttTGGGGTGCAAGCACCTGGCATGGGGTGCTGTAAGaccagcagcacacactgccCTCTCTGGAGACACAGTGTAGGAGTTGGGACTGGAGGGACATGCTCTTATTGCAGGCCTTCCTACAGCATCCAGATGCAATTTTATCCTGGTCTGCGGCTATAGGAAATGGTGGCACTATCGGGAGCAGACATAGCTACAGGGAGCTGTAGATGCTCCAGACTAGCAGGTCTTGGAGGATGGGTACCTACCATTGACAGGCCGTATTCCCATGCTGCTCAGgggaccagagctgctggtcTCACTGCcacttctccagtgtgagtcTGCATGGCCTCCTACTCTGCTCATGGACATGCCACCCACCgagaggggtgggagggaccCACTGTGGAGTCGGTATTCAGAGAGTGGTGGGCTTGGCTCAAGCGGGGCCTTCTTCTTGGGAATCAGCTTGGGGTTCTCCTTTTGCCTCAGGGTGTCAGCTTTGGTGGCTTTGGAGGGCTGCATGGCACTGACAGCAGGAGACGACCTCGTGGGAAGCAGGTTAGCAGAGATGGGGCAGGACCTGCTTCTGGGGGGCTGGCTGTCTTCAGCTCTCTCAGAGGTGGGCGAGGAAGAGGAGTCCACGCTTTGGAAGAAAGGCACGTTGCATCGCACGGGGGAGTAG includes:
- the RUSC2 gene encoding AP-4 complex accessory subunit RUSC2 isoform X3 yields the protein MDSPPKLTGETLIVHHIPLVHCQVPDRQCCSVSKRTNPFCQPELSITRTSALPDRDLSQTDSLVYSSFLQTSETSAEGSDHKERKARDLIVPSVSKRHNPFLLSEGEDLSIFGDDLGQKSFHLHNSLVDGKPPFNLQDLALPPFHLHDSNHIVKSWNMASRSGVVDGQEDKLSSDDIQKRNNANRCHQASERMELDECSCHRGSSSNFSFDSGDQEWNQNTGEPLRNQDALHRTCSCSSSEIQHCRCYSSSSQSEVIDQQMGYISDSSCNSSDGVLVNFSALYNKMNGQPQSNLNSANLSCDSSFCSHSDTGAFYLDLHSSPTESKMSCESHNPESSGKVCGCQHSSSPVLDANCNSYHLHCEPCTSESSDLTACFQSQARLVVATQNYYKLVTCDLSSQSSPSPAGSSITSCSEDQTKGSPAQPTEYYLFRRPDLRQEGNVECSEEEPKRESSQNMIEGQVYVNVSPPNLNTSRQRSRSYDQNLDRSPSSRLGSLERMVSCPVKLSESPAIPIQSSPPKRVTSFAELAKGRKKNGTSPPHRSSGDSSLEFSPIPETQRDCPTFLEERARRSQSLPPMPFIHGLNRSCEGFCLNHAFGDSQAFCSTKDSISSEKAPSGHGAGGGTDSKPVVRYSKDQRPTTLPIQPFVFQHHFSKPPKARALHSHFASSLSQLYSLSSNRPASQQISTSQSSALATSAEQAVVAGSQAHGTLVTQQRSADGAASRGDGGIKKPGPETTRPSPLGSYSPVRCNVPFFQSVDSSSSPTSERAEDSQPPRSRSCPISANLLPTRSSPAVSAMQPSKATKADTLRQKENPKLIPKKKAPLEPSPPLSEYRLHSGSLPPLSVGGMSMSRVGGHADSHWRSGSETSSSGPLSSMGIRPVNANHLSPQALKWREYRRRNPLGLDRVSGLPSLAGSLDRRQQEPRLNRGNPIFELPGALSTSHFYCKLNGQSMRQLQLTYNDFFPDYFSLAEKPPAEFCLSPDGNTESISIDLLQKKGLVKAINTAVDLIVAHFGTSRDPGVKAKLGNSSVSPNVGHLILKYLCPAVRDILSDGLKAYVLDMIIGQRRNIPWSVVEASTQLGPSTKLLHSLYSKISQYTELTNHTMRFNAFIFGLLNIRSLEFWFNHLYNHEDIILAHYQPVGFLCLSHSVCQPLFEELLLLLQPLSLLPFNLDLLFEHHLMQMGKEQQQQKELLRVKQDLLLSVHSTLQLMRTRGSSEDPDGCSTAPETCQGGAQDGDISPEHSPQQAVSEKRVKGVGASCGEGDREEEQSKMRESMWEGKKDKQAGWWYQLMQTSQIYIESSAEGSKFIRSEKKKAALNPAPGSVETHKAPPPREGVVEGAEACPIAEGTLEERPKAASKPSPEAVEEPLEKPQQVVVSEEVKERSWPFWMGSPPDSVLTELKRSKEKEAQQRVRAAAAPQEDSSTSASEASQPIKWGHLFGSRKVQKEPRQPNRLPSGWLSLDKSVFQLVAQTVGASMWREAAPEPDPPHPEPPEAPAVAQPVRGMSPHPACSEVKALCHHIATEAGQLSFNKGDILQVISKVDGDWLQCSLGSEKGLVPIMYVTHPEDEDY